A stretch of Cucumis sativus cultivar 9930 chromosome 2, Cucumber_9930_V3, whole genome shotgun sequence DNA encodes these proteins:
- the LOC101210726 gene encoding uncharacterized protein LOC101210726 isoform X1, which produces MGTIKRLKSSSQRQNWEKIFSALVRMLETQQKQLETLVLERKLLEDRIRMQHDRWTSDSRLYENFICQLKGELALRDMEHSLEASKLDLNMSMMQRGSLLRQITSEHANDELQDFKELFSLLYTKITVTPFQDVTSRTFLNSGKSNQRTQNSKALNIEVERLQKAYEKLESERSSEVTALLAEKTFVWNQYNLMENDYKSKLRHERTEVELGRTKIENLLANMEQLQSLNDEKDCTIAALESKLEKMEVNSRKLNDEISRISHEMEVLRKHNCASVTSVLNRCTSGNRTFGLGVKEKEKGSGSNIIVRKKASSETKKEYGSLKRKRDLTSESMTPRLFSSSFKPPKLRSSMCV; this is translated from the exons ATGGGCACGATTAAACGATTGAAATCCTCTTCTCAACGCCAAAACTGGGAGAAAATCTTCAGCGCTTTGGTTCGGATGCTAGAAACTCAACAGAAACAGCTTGAAACCCTCGTTTTAGAGCGAAAGCTTCTTGAAGATCGCATCCGAATGCAACACGATCGGTGGACCTCAGATTCTCGtctttatgaaaattttatctgCCAG TTGAAAGGGGAATTGGCTTTACGCGACATGGAACACTCGCTTGAGGCATCAAAGTTAGATTTAAACATGAGTATGATGCAGCGAGGAAGTTTACTTCGTCAAATAACATCAG AACACGCGAACGACGAATTGCAAGATTTCAAAGAATTATTTAGCCTGCTCTACACTAAAATCACCGTTACACCT TTTCAGGATGTTACTTCAAGAACCTTTTTGAATAGTGGAAAATCGAACCAAAGAACACAAAACTCTAAAGCCTTGAATATCGAGGTAGAGAGGTTACAAAAGGCATACGAAAAGCTTGAATCAGAAAGGAGTTCTGAGGTAACTGCACTTCTGGCAGAGAAGACGTTTGTATGGAATCAGTACAACCTCATGGAGAATGACTACAAGAGTAAATTAAGGCATGAGCGTACAGAAGTTGAACTAGGGCGTACaaagattgaaaatcttcttgcTAATATGGAACAACTTCAATCTTTGAATGACGAAAAAGATTGTACAATTGCAGCCTTAGAAAGCAAGTTGGAAAAGATGGAGGTTAATTCTAGGAAATTGAATGATGAAATTTCTAGAATCTCACATGAGATGGAAGTCTTAAGAAAGCATAATTGCGCATCAGTTACATCCGTGTTAAACCGATGCACATCTGGCAATAGAACATTTGGCTTAggagtgaaggaaaaagagaagggTAGTGGCAGTAACATCATTGTGAGGAAAAAAGCATCTTCTGAAACCAAAAAG GAATATGGGAGTTTAAAACGAAAGAGAGACCTTACAAGTGAATCGATGACCCCAAGATTGTTTTCATCGTCTTTCAAACCTCCCAAATTGAGGAGCAGTATGTGTGTGTAA
- the LOC101210726 gene encoding uncharacterized protein LOC101210726 isoform X2 encodes MGTIKRLKSSSQRQNWEKIFSALVRMLETQQKQLETLVLERKLLEDRIRMQHDRWTSDSRLYENFICQLKGELALRDMEHSLEASKLDLNMSMMQRGSLLRQITSEHANDELQDFKELFSLLYTKITVTPDVTSRTFLNSGKSNQRTQNSKALNIEVERLQKAYEKLESERSSEVTALLAEKTFVWNQYNLMENDYKSKLRHERTEVELGRTKIENLLANMEQLQSLNDEKDCTIAALESKLEKMEVNSRKLNDEISRISHEMEVLRKHNCASVTSVLNRCTSGNRTFGLGVKEKEKGSGSNIIVRKKASSETKKEYGSLKRKRDLTSESMTPRLFSSSFKPPKLRSSMCV; translated from the exons ATGGGCACGATTAAACGATTGAAATCCTCTTCTCAACGCCAAAACTGGGAGAAAATCTTCAGCGCTTTGGTTCGGATGCTAGAAACTCAACAGAAACAGCTTGAAACCCTCGTTTTAGAGCGAAAGCTTCTTGAAGATCGCATCCGAATGCAACACGATCGGTGGACCTCAGATTCTCGtctttatgaaaattttatctgCCAG TTGAAAGGGGAATTGGCTTTACGCGACATGGAACACTCGCTTGAGGCATCAAAGTTAGATTTAAACATGAGTATGATGCAGCGAGGAAGTTTACTTCGTCAAATAACATCAG AACACGCGAACGACGAATTGCAAGATTTCAAAGAATTATTTAGCCTGCTCTACACTAAAATCACCGTTACACCT GATGTTACTTCAAGAACCTTTTTGAATAGTGGAAAATCGAACCAAAGAACACAAAACTCTAAAGCCTTGAATATCGAGGTAGAGAGGTTACAAAAGGCATACGAAAAGCTTGAATCAGAAAGGAGTTCTGAGGTAACTGCACTTCTGGCAGAGAAGACGTTTGTATGGAATCAGTACAACCTCATGGAGAATGACTACAAGAGTAAATTAAGGCATGAGCGTACAGAAGTTGAACTAGGGCGTACaaagattgaaaatcttcttgcTAATATGGAACAACTTCAATCTTTGAATGACGAAAAAGATTGTACAATTGCAGCCTTAGAAAGCAAGTTGGAAAAGATGGAGGTTAATTCTAGGAAATTGAATGATGAAATTTCTAGAATCTCACATGAGATGGAAGTCTTAAGAAAGCATAATTGCGCATCAGTTACATCCGTGTTAAACCGATGCACATCTGGCAATAGAACATTTGGCTTAggagtgaaggaaaaagagaagggTAGTGGCAGTAACATCATTGTGAGGAAAAAAGCATCTTCTGAAACCAAAAAG GAATATGGGAGTTTAAAACGAAAGAGAGACCTTACAAGTGAATCGATGACCCCAAGATTGTTTTCATCGTCTTTCAAACCTCCCAAATTGAGGAGCAGTATGTGTGTGTAA
- the LOC116402215 gene encoding uncharacterized protein LOC116402215 — MGWLIRERRGPAWKQGWAEQALSSITPPPRPLLAILGILVILLSVSSYSSYRSQVKKTRINFKLFFLLLPLVFVFVGNSIVRYGRLVIITPRTKLEPVYVTEGAASASPWGAAVLLVVLLVLLSYQPYFHSKWFPAIWRPYYY, encoded by the coding sequence ATGGGTTGGTtaataagagaaagaagagggcCAGCATGGAAACAAGGATGGGCAGAACAAGCTTTATCCTCTATAACTCCACCACCAAGGCCTCTCCTTGCAATACTTGGAATATTGGTCATTCTTCTATCTGTTTCATCATATTCAAGCTACAGGTCTCAGGTGAAGAAAACAAGGATCAACTTTAAGCTGTTTTTCTTGCTTTTACCTCTAGTATTTGTCTTTGTTGGCAACTCCATTGTTAGATATGGTCGTCTTGTAATTATCACTCCCAGAACAAAGCTCGAACCGGTTTACGTCACGGAAGGTGCTGCTTCAGCTTCGCCTTGGGGTGCGGCGGTTTTGCTGGTGGTGTTGTTGGTCTTGTTATCTTATCAGCCTTACTTCCACTCTAAGTGGTTTCCAGCGATATGGAgaccatattattattaa
- the LOC105434650 gene encoding uncharacterized protein LOC105434650, with the protein MASTRGGSISLNSDDFTPEDHKVADILKELPLLIQKSEFSLGLPPSWPIRRKRSAVVSPLGCSTVVAQPPPPPSSSEEDKETSPTTPLSLDSLTLSRSESDENIANVKVSKRKAPLAKKFKCAESVDKLTHQNQALGENFEAKKQRFAHPKTINSELKAKKQEASMILGGSTNRSEIPENGTSTSGTKSSDLNMENNLHECEPSTKNQTAPMAEQSNDNQNHQIPIDEIPLLDLMGIPDLNLTVEQNCRVNYKKQLAAKARQNRARICKNKRNKKNKRNKRNKRNNGNGPAN; encoded by the exons ATGGCTTCCACTCGTGGAGGCTCCATCTCCCTCAATTCCGACGACTTCACCCCTGAAGACCACAAAGTCGCTGATATCCTCAAAGAATTACCTCTTCTCATTCAAAAATCCGAATTCTCTCTTGGATTACCCCCTTCCTGGCCTATCCGACGCAAGAGATCCGCCGTCGTTTCCCCGCTGGGCTGTTCAACAGTCGTCGCTCAACCGCCGCCTCCTCCATCGTCATCCGAGGAAGATAAGGAAACTAGCCCTACTACTCCACTTTCACTCGACTCATTGACCTTGTCAAGGAGTGAGTCCGATGAGAATATTGCCAACGTCAAGGTTTCCAAGAGGAAAGCCCCACTCgctaag AAATTTAAATGTGCGGAATCCGTTGATAAATTGACCCACCAGAATCAAGCTCTGGGAGAG AACTTTGAAGCTAAGAAGCAACGTTTTGCTCATCCGAAAACTATCAATTCTGAGTTGAAGGCCAAGAAGCAAGAGGCTTCCATGATTCTTGGTGGTTCCACTAACCGATCAGAAATTCCCGAAAATGGGACCTCAACTTCGGGTACGAAATCCTCAGACTTAAATATGGAGAACAATCTCCATGAATGTGAACCGTCGACGAAGAACCAGACAGCTCCAATGGCAGAACAGAGTAACGATAACCAGAACCACCAAATTCCAATTGATGAAATTCCTTTACTGGACCTTATGGGGATTCCTGATTTGAACTTAACTGTAGAACAAAATTGTCGggtaaattacaaaaaacaGTTGGCTGCCAAAGCAAGACAGAACAGGGCTCGAATCTGTAAGAATAAGAGGAACAAGAAGAACAAGAGGAACAAGAGGAATAAGAGGAACAACGGCAATGGCCCTGCAAATTAA
- the LOC105434651 gene encoding myocardin-related transcription factor A yields the protein MASTSSTHQCSISFDSDDFSPEEHFVAQILQQLPLLIQQSHFSLGLSPSWPIRRKRSAVDSPPDTSSLITQPPLPPPPCLPSSEREKESSPTTPLSLHSLPLSRSESDENTTIAKVSKKKAPVDKKSQYLETIEKLTHQKQALEGDIEAMKRHFINLKTINSELKAKKQEILGGFSNLSVNPKFGTSTSVAMEIAKLTVKSSDSNVENNHDECEPSMKNQTVPVAEQSNSIQNYQIPIGGIPLYDPSLGPMGIPDLNLSLEDILHKNYTKYLAAKARQNRIQIWKNKNNNNNNNGAPKLQS from the exons ATGGCTTCCACTTCTTCCACTCATCAATGCTCCATCTCCTTCGATTCCGACGACTTCTCCCCTGAAGAACACTTCGTCGCTCAAATCCTCCAACAATTACCTCTTCTCATTCAACAATCCCACTTCTCTCTTGGCCTATCACCTTCCTGGCCTATCCGACGCAAGAGATCCGCCGTCGATTCCCCGCCGGACACGTCCTCCCTCATCACTCAACCGCCGCTTCCACCACCACCTTGTCTACCGTCGTCCGAGAGAGAAAAGGAGTCTAGTCCAACTACTCCGCTTTCACTCCACTCCTTGCCCTTGTCAAGGAGTGAATCTGATGAGAATACTACTATTGCTAAGGTCTCCAAGAAGAAAGCCCCTGTCGATAAG AAATCTCAGTATTTGGAAACCATAGAGAAATTAACCCACCAGAAACAAGCTCTGGAAGGG GACATTGAAGCTATGAAGCGACATTTTATCAATCTGAAAACTATAAATTCGGAGTTGAAAGCCAAAAAGCAAGAG ATTCTGGGTGGTTTCAGTAATCTATCAGTAAATCCAAAATTTGGGACCTCAACTTCGGTCGCCATGGAAATAGCTAAGTTAACAGTGAAATCCTCAGACTCAAATGTGGAGAATAATCACGATGAATGTGAACCGTCGATGAAGAATCAGACGGTTCCAGTGGCAGAACAGAGCAACAGTATTCAGAATTACCAAATTCCAATTGGGGGAATTCCTTTGTATGATCCTTCATTGGGCCCAATGGGGATTCCTGATTTGAACCTCTCTTTGGAAGATATTCTTCATAAGAATTACACAAAATATTTGGCTGCTAAAGCAAGACAAAACAGAATTCAGATctggaaaaacaagaacaacaacaacaacaacaatggAGCTCCCAAATTGCAATCCTAA
- the LOC101204817 gene encoding tubulin beta chain: MREILHVQGGQCGNQIGSKFWEVICDEHGIDATGKYNGDPSSDLQLERINVYYNEASGGRYVPRAVLMDLEPGTMDSIRSGPYGQIFRPDNFVFGQSGAGNNWAKGHYTEGAELIDSVLDVVRKEAENCDCLQGFQVCHSLGGGTGSGMGTLLISKIREEYPDRMMLTFSVFPSPKVSDTVVEPYNATLSVHQLVENADECMVLDNEALYDICFRTLKLSTPSFGDLNHLISATMSGVTCCLRFPGQLNSDLRKLAVNLIPFPRLHFFMVGFAPLTSRGSQQYISLTVPELTQQMWDAKNMMCAADPRHGRYLTASAMFRGRMSTKEVDEQMINVQNKNSSYFVEWIPNNVKSSVCDIPPKGLKMASTFVGNSTSIQEMFRRVSEQFTAMFRRKAFLHWYTGEGMDEMEFTEAESNMNDLVAEYQQYQDATVDDDADFEDHDQDEYADQ; the protein is encoded by the exons ATGAGAGAAATTCTTCACGTTCAAGGTGGCCAATGCGGCAACCAAATCGGATCCAAGTTCTGGGAAGTCATTTGCGATGAGCACGGTATCGACGCCACCGGTAAATACAACGGCGATCCTTCTTCCGATCTTCAATTGGAGAGGATCAATGTTTATTACAATGAGGCTTCTGGCGGTAGATACGTTCCCAGGGCTGTTCTCATGGATCTTGAACCTGGTACCATGGATAGTATCAGATCCGGTCCCTATGGTCAGATCTTTCGCCCTGATAATTTCGTTTTTGGTCAGTCCGGTGCCGGAAATAATTGGGCGAAAGGTCATTATACTGAAGGAGCTGAGTTGATTGATTCCGTTCTTGACGTTGTTCGTAAGGAGGCTGAGAATTGTGATTGCTTGCAAG GTTTTCAGGTTTGTCACTCCCTTGGAGGAGGCACTGGTTCTGGGATGGGAACCCTGTTGATATCAAAGATTAGAGAGGAATATCCAGATAGGATGATGCTCACATTCTCGGTTTTCCCTTCTCCTAAGGTCTCAGACACGGTTGTGGAACCATATAATGCCACTCTTTCAGTTCACCAATTGGTTGAGAATGCAGATGAATGCATGGTTCTTGATAATGAAGCTCTTTATGACATTTGCTTCAGGACCTTAAAGCTCAGCACTCCTAGCT TTGGTGACTTGAACCATTTGATCTCTGCAACCATGAGCGGAGTAACATGTTGCTTAAGATTCCCAGGTCAACTAAACTCAGACTTGAGAAAATTGGCTGTGAATCTAATCCCATTTCCTCGTCTTCATTTCTTCATGGTTGGATTCGCACCTCTAACCTCCCGCGGCTCCCAGCAGTACATCTCCCTCACCGTCCCAGAACTAACACAACAAATGTGGGACGCCAAGAATATGATGTGCGCCGCCGACCCACGCCACGGCCGTTATCTAACTGCCTCGGCCATGTTCAGAGGAAGAATGAGCACGAAAGAAGTAGACGAACAGATGATCAatgtacaaaacaaaaactcatcCTACTTCGTTGAATGGATCCCGAACAACGTGAAATCAAGCGTTTGTGACATACCTCCAAAGGGGCTGAAGATGGCATCAACATTCGTGGGAAACTCGACCTCGATTCAAGAGATGTTTAGAAGAGTGAGTGAGCAGTTCACGGCGATGTTTAGGCGCAAAGCTTTTCTGCATTGGTACACAGGGGAAGGAATGGATGAAATGGAGTTTACGGAGGCAGAGAGTAATATGAATGATTTGGTGGCTGAGTATCAACAATACCAAGATGCTACAGTTGATGATGATGCTGATTTTGAGGATCATGATCAAGATGAGTATGCCGACCAGTAA